From Ostrinia nubilalis chromosome 9, ilOstNubi1.1, whole genome shotgun sequence, one genomic window encodes:
- the LOC135074581 gene encoding mucin-22-like, with the protein MGMTLAGFLLPLLLVLPVKGADLRNGTLPEDAREARASKRVVRLYSGTRPKPIVCEHEGFQADPADCTIFHRCMKNGNGRYVSFKFQCGPGTIYDPDTEICNHPQSTKRTECGGSLHIPSVEFAFDNEINREVPSPISTRHPESTEKVVGIHHFSTQKTTRPETSSFASKYPWALTTHLYSNAAVSTLAPFVNKQQQTESSKAPSTKREVPSSYFTTPFSQKLYSTTAKIDFQYPASNLQSGDLCTANGFMGDSENCRKFYRCISNQRGGFIRYEFLCNDPTIWDEDKKACNHAWAVTRRCGRESFIDDKSEFKKTVMKVTRSELTTTSRTTSLPSQSQLQINYGSKVTQTQTQISNGSVVQNQTQINYGIDTNIKNYKPSIVQNQTQISHGNAVSQSQTQINYGDEAVQTQLQIDHSKEASQAQMQISQTSSTTKTTQYSHHQMVSTTSSNNGCTESGFMGDSKDCKKFYRCVDNGKGGFTRYEFSCGEGTVWDPNLEACNHAWAVKECGGKAPSGSTTQSTTKVPQSTTKVSEIPSTSSTTTSSTTSTSTQNYYSTTESEDDDNNDIGYGNQPVSPATAKPAEQVTTEYKEPQSPSDNKCKSSGFMGDNKDCKKFYRCVDNGNGGYTRYEFSCGEGTVWDQTIEACNHAWAVKNCGGNVEFEHPTDNSTTTNILSTTSTQTSPQNDDYDTGYGLQPSHDEPSSTIKPTTIKSTTTTLQLSSSSESSIGNICTSSGFMGDNKDCKKFYRCVENGNGGYTRYEFSCGEGTVWDPKIQSCNHAWAVEKCGGNSVEDVNKVESTTQKETRPTSSTSTQSNEPDDNNDVGYGQQSQEPQPSTSTTYHPENQRPGTNKCSTSGFMGDPNDCKKFYRCVDNGDGTFTRYEFSCGEGTVWDSKIDACNHAWAVEKCESTSSSTTSTSSSTTPIINNEGNSNNYPVQSDEYQSQTTTSTVTSLSTTSSSNVDNNCQNSGFMGDTQDCKKFYRCVEDGNGKYTRYEFACGEGTVWDQSIEACNHAWAVSRHCADEGNNNQSGNVELTTQNSSSSETEKEDQSYNKPTTQKTSTSTVYSEPSGYECTQEGFYGDNNNCKKFYRCVDNGQGGFIKYEFTCGEGTVWNQDVQTCDYETSDSKCSSPAPGPTTTKPNYEQDTMSPESTTKALESSTTHSENTSQKPQSPSNKCENEGFYGDPNDCKKFYRCVDDGKGDFTKYEFTCGDGTIWDQEILACNHESSNSKCTSSNMNLATTTAATDTGSGSSSSTQENQTTPKPETTSISSGSDKCAMEGFFANTNDCKKFYRCVDNGKGGFTKYDFTCGEGTVWVQEIQACDYDNDISSCTNKDSSSNPQTIEEKPVPTESSPTGQATSDSQPLDKEDDEYPSESSSKPSNTDEKCTSEGFFGNKNDCTRFYRCVDNGQGGYTKYDFTCGEGTAWDSNIQTCNHKSEVDSCQKTNQESSSEASHDEGSSQTTGSTSTGNEPTSSKPPSKDKCEQEGFFGNSQDCTKFYRCVDNGNGGLTKYDFTCGEGTIWDQDLTTCNHPQDVANPSCKSDEDNQSSSEMSSSTEGSSSSSASSSSTASQSSEGTTESSNQGSSNCSQESSSKKPESQSVKCEKAGFFADPNDCKKFYRCVDWDGDGKRFSIYHFDCGEGTIWDPQLETCNHEDSVYPPRDCSGSQSANASQETTSTTTQKSTTTEQSSTTESTTTQSSTEESTTQQISSSEQTTQQTTTEHTTTQEPSTSESATTEKTTTTTTQVPTTTTTTQQSSTDGTTTTQQSTDGTTTTQQSTDGTTTTQQSTDGTTTTQQSTDGTTTTQQSTDGTTTTQQSTDGTTTTQQSTDGTTTTQQSTDGTTTTQQSTDGTTTTQQSTDGTTTTQQSTDVTTTTQQTTDGTTTTQQNTTSETTTQESSSTDETTTESMTTEQQSTTTEKSSEQSTTQQQTTTGQETTTTESTTTESSQGTTSQETSAEKDCPETEDDQYLYVCPTSFRRHPKYCNMFYQCTEDNDSHDVKIASFKCPNNTIYDESKSQCVEEDKADKKCNGQRAQRHRVKRLNLNYKEPIEASRSKHTCSGVGYYPYEENECSGIFLKCESTKVGKIRGYVYRCPEGYTYWSISKRCEKRSHMKGCKQSDKSWRERWEIPVEKKNIAK; encoded by the exons ATGGGGATGACACTTGCGGGGTTCCTTCTGCCGCTACTACTTGTTCTACCCGTAAAAGGAGCAGACTTAAGAAATG GCACGCTACCCGAAGATGCGCGCGAAGCAAGGGCAAGCAAGCGAGTTGTGAGGTTATACTCAGGTACCAGGCCGAAACCGATCGTGTGTGAACATGAAGGCTTCCAAGCAGACCCTGCAGACTGCACCATCTTCCATCGCTGCATGAAAAATGGAAACGGGAGATATGTGTCGTTTAAG ttCCAATGTGGCCCAGGAACCATATACGATCCAGATACTGAAATATGTAATCATCCACAAAGCACAAAGCGGACCGAATGCGGTGGCAGTTTACATATCCCAAGCGTTGAATTTGCTTTCGATAATGAGATAAATCGAGAAGTTCCATCGCCTATAAGTACTAGACATCCGGAAAGTACTGAAAAAGTTGTAGGCATACATCATTTTTCTACACAAAAAACAACACGGCCTGAGACATCGAGTTTTGCATCGAAATACCCGTGGGCATTAACGACTCATCTGTATTCAAATGCCGCTGTTTCTACATTGGCCCCatttgtaaataaacaacagCAAACAGAATCTTCTAAAGCACCATCGACAAAACGAGAAGTCCCATCTAGTTATTTTACAACGCCGTTTTCCCAGAAACTTTATTCAACTACAGCCAAAATAGATTTTCAGTATCCAGCGTCAAATTTACAATCTGGGGACCTTTGTACAGCTAATGGCTTTATGGGCGATAGCGAGAACTGTCGCAAATTTTACAGATGTATAAGTAACCAACGGGGTGGTTTCATTAGATATGAGTTCTTGTGTAACGATCCCACGATTTGGGATGAAGATAAGAAAGCTTGTAACCATGCTTGGGCTGTCACAAGAAGATGTGGCAGGGAAAGTTTTATAGATGATAAAAGTGAGTTCAAAAAAACTGTAATGAAAGTAACTCGGTCTGAACTCACCACCACTAGCAGAACCACCAGTTTACCATCTCAATCGCAGTTACAGATAAATTACGGTTCGAAGGTAACTCAAACACAAACTCAAATAAGTAATGGGTCTGTTGTACAAAATCAAACCCAAATTAACTATGGAATCgatacaaacatcaaaaattatAAGCCTAGTATTGTTCAAAATCAAACACAAATTAGTCACGGAAACGCAGTAAGTCAATCACAGACTCAGATTAATTATGGCGACGAAGCGGTACAAACACAGTTGCAAATAGATCATTCAAAGGAAGCTAGTCAGGCCCAGATGCAAATTAGTCAAACTTCAAGTACTACAAAAACTACTCAATATAGTCACCATCAAATGGTCTCAACTACAAGTTCCAATAATGGGTGCACTGAGAGTGGTTTCATGGGAGACTCAAAAGACTGTAAGAAATTTTACCGTTGTGTTGACAATGGAAAAGGTGGATTTACTCGATATGAGTTTTCTTGTGGAGAAGGGACTGTATGGGATCCAAATCTTGAAGCTTGTAATCATGCGTGGGCTGTTAAAGAATGTGGTGGAAAAGCACCATCTGGATCTACAACACAAAGTACAACAAAAGTACCACAAAGTACGACTAAAGTTTCTGAAATTCCATCAACTTCATCTACAACAACATCTTCTACTACTTCAACAAGCACTCAAAATTACTACTCGACTACAGAGTCTgaagatgatgataataatgacaTTGGTTACGGAAACCAACCTGTATCACCTGCAACAGCTAAGCCTGCAGAACAAGTTACTACTGAATATAAAGAACCACAAAGTCCTAGCGATAATAAATGTAAATCAAGTGGGTTTATGGGTGATAATAAAGATTGCAAAAAGTTTTATAGATGCGTGGACAATGGAAATGGAGGATACACTCGATACGAATTTTCTTGCGGAGAAGGTACAGTTTGGGATCAAACCATTGAAGCATGTAATCATGCATGGGCTGTTAAAAATTGTGGTGGAAATGTTGAATTCGAACATCCCACGGATAATTCTACAACTACAAATATATTATCTACAACAAGTACCCAAACATCGCCACAAAATGATGATTATGACACGGGATATGGGCTACAGCCATCACATGATGAGCCATCTTCTACAATTAAACCAACTACAATAAAATCAACTACCACAACACTTCAATTATCATCATCTTCTGAGTCTAGTATTGGAAATATTTGTACGTCAAGTGGTTTTATGGGAGACAACAAAGACTGCAAAAAGTTTTACAGATGTGTCGAAAATGGAAACGGTGGGTATACCAGATACGAGTTCTCATGTGGTGAAGGCACAGTGTGGGATCCTAAAATCCAATCATGTAATCATGCTTGGGCGGTTGAAAAATGTGGAGGTAACTCAGTGGAAGACGTAAATAAAGTAGAATCAACTACCCAAAAAGAGACACGTCCTACTTCTTCAACTTCAACCCAATCCAATGAACCAGATGATAATAACGATGTTGGATATGGACAACAAAGTCAAGAGCCACAACCTAGTACTAGTACAACATATCATCCTGAAAATCAGAGACCAGGCACAAATAAATGTTCAACTAGTGGATTCATGGGAGACCCAAAtgattgtaaaaagttttaCAGGTGTGTTGATAATGGCGATGGTACATTTACGCGTTACGAATTCTCTTGTGGTGAAGGCACAGTTTGGGACTCTAAAATTGATGCATGTAATCATGCATGGGCAGTCGAGAAATGTGAAAGTACAAGTTCGTCAACTACTTCTACAAGTAGCTCAACGACCCCAATTATTAATAACGAAGGAAATTCTAATAACTATCCTGTACAAAGTGATGAGTATCAAAGCCAAACTACAACTTCGACGGTAACTTCTTTATCAACAACCTCCTCATCAAATGTAGACAATAATTGCCAAAACAGTGGTTTCATGGGTGATACTCAAGATTGTAAAAAGTTCTATAGGTGTGTCGAAGATGGTAATGGAAAATATACTCGCTACGAATTTGCTTGTGGTGAAGGAACTGTTTGGGATCAAAGCATAGAAGCTTGTAACCATGCTTGGGCTGTAAGTAGACACTGTGCCGATGAAGGGAATAATAATCAATCTGGTAATGTGGAACTTACGACCCAAAACTCTTCAAGTTCTGAAACAGAAAAAGAAGATCAAAGTTACAATAAGCCAACTACTCAAAAAACATCCACTTCGACTGTCTATTCTGAACCATCAGGATATGAATGTACTCAAGAAGGATTTTACGGCGATAATAATAACTGTAAAAAATTCTATAGGTGTGTTGATAACGGACAAGGTGGTTTTATTAAGTATGAATTTACATGTGGCGAAGGTACAGTATGGAACCAGGATGTACAAACTTGTGACTATGAGACTTCTGATAGTAAATGCAGTTCTCCAGCTCCCGGACCTACGACTACGAAGCCAAATTATGAACAGGACACTATGTCACCAGAGTCTACAACAAAAGCGCTGGAATCCTCAACAACACATAGTGAAAATACTTCACAAAAACCGCAATCACCTAGCAATAAATGCGAAAATGAAGGATTTTACGGTGATCCAAATGATTGCAAAAAGTTTTATAGATGTGTGGATGACGGCAAAGGTGACTTTACAAAATACGAGTTTACTTGTGGTGATGGCACTATCTGGGACCAAGAAATTTTAGCATGTAATCATGAAAGCAGTAATAGCAAATGTACGAGTAGTAACATGAATCTAGCAACTACAACTGCAGCTACAGATACTGGCTCAGGCAGTTCATCATCAACACAAGAAAATCAAACAACTCCCAAACCTGAAACGACTAGTATTAGTTCAGGTAGCGATAAATGTGCAATGGAGGGATTCTTTGCTAATACAAATGATTGCAAGAAGTTTTACAGATGTGTAGATAATGGAAAGGGCGGTTTCACCAAATATGATTTCACATGTGGGGAAGGTACTGTCTGGGTCCAGGAAATACAAGCTTGTGATTACGATAATGATATATCAAGTTGTACCAATAAAGATAGCTCTTCAAATCCTCAGACTATAGAAGAAAAGCCCGTACCTACAGAATCTTCCCCAACAGGACAAGCAACTTCAGATTCTCAACCTTTAGATAAGGAAGACGATGAGTATCCAAGCGAAAGTTCTAGTAAACCGTCAAATACAGATGAAAAATGTACATCTGAAGGCTTTTTCGGAAACAAAAACGATTGTACTCGATTTTATAGATGTGTCGATAATGGTCAAGGTGGTTACACAAAATATGATTTTACTTGTGGCGAAGGTACTGCGTGGGATTCAAATATTCAGACTTGTAATCATAAAAGTGAAGTTGATAGTTGTCAGAAAACCAACCAAGAAAGTTCATCTGAAGCAAGCCATGATGAAGGATCTTCACAAACTACAGGAAGTACAAGTACAGGTAATGAACCCACTAGTTCGAAACCTCCAAGTAAAGATAAATGTGAACAAGAAGGCTTCTTTGGGAACTCCCAAGACTGTACTAAGTTCTATAGATGTGTTGATAACGGTAATGGTGGGTTAACAAAATATGACTTTACATGTGGGGAAGGAACCATATGGGACCAAGATCTTACAACATGTAACCACCCACAAGACGTGGCTAATCCATCGTGTAAAAGTGATGAAGATAATCAGTCATCTTCAGAAATGTCATCGTCTACAGAGGGTTCATCGTCATCCTCAGCTTCATCTTCATCAACTGCGTCCCAAAGTTCTGAAGGAACAACTGAAAGTAGTAATCAAGGATCATCTAATTGTTCTCAAGAATCTTCGTCTAAAAAACCTGAAAGTCAAAGTGTAAAGTGCGAGAAAGCAGGATTCTTTGCAGATCCAAATGATTGCAAAAAGTTTTATAGATGCGTTGATTGGGATGGTGATGGAAAGcgattttcaatttatcatttTGACTGTGGAGAAGGTACAATTTGGGATCCACAACTAGAAACATGCAACCACGAAGACTCAGTGTATCCACCACGTGACTGTAGTGGAAGTCAAAGTGCAAACGCTTCACAAGAAACAACTTCAACTACAACACAGAAATCCACAACAACTGAACAGAGTTCTACAACAGAATCGACTACAACTCAATCATCTACCGAAGAAAGTACAACTCAACAAATATCTTCAAGTGAGCAAACTACTCAACAGACGACGACTGAACACACCACAACTCAAGAACCAAGCACAAGTGAATCAGCTACCACTGAAAAAACTACTACAACAACAACACAAGTACCGACAACGACGACTACTACCCAACAATCATCTACTGATGGAACAACTACTACCCAGCAATCTACTGATGGAACAACTACTACCCAGCAATCTACCGATGGAACAACTACTACCCAGCAATCTACTGATGGAACAACTACTACTCAGCAATCTACCGATGGAACAACTACTACCCAGCAATCTACCGATGGAACAACTACTACCCAGCAATCTACTGATGGAACAACTACTACTCAGCAATCTACCGATGGAACAACTACTACCCAGCAATCTACTGATGGAACAACTACTACCCAGCAATCTACTGATGGAACAACTACTACCCAGCAATCTACTGATGGAACAACTACTACCCAGCAATCTACTGATGTAACAACTACGACACAGCAGACAACTGATGGTACAACTACTACACAGCAAAACACAACAAGTGAAACTACGACTCAAGAATCTTCAAGCACAGATGAAACTACAACAGAATCAATGACAACAGAACAGCAGTCAACTACTACAGAAAAATCTAGCGAGCAAAGTACTACCCAGCAGCAAACAACAACTGGACAAGAAACCACCACTACTGAAAGTACGACCACAGAAAGTAGTCAAGGCACGACATCACAAGAAACATCGGCTGAAAAAGACTGTCCCGAAACTGAGGATGACCAGTATTTGTATGTTTGCCCAACCTCATTCAGAAGGCACCCTAAATACTGTAACATGTTTTATCAATGCACAGAAGACAATGATAGTCATGACGTGAAAATAGCTAGTTTCAAATGCccaaataacacaatttatgatgAAAGCAAATCACAATGTGTAGAAGAAGATAAGGCAGATAAGAAATGTAATGGTCAAAGAGCGCAGCGGCACAGAGTCAAACGATTGAACTTAAATTACAAAGAACCG aTCGAGGCTAGCCGCAGCAAGCACACTTGTTCTGGTGTGGGATATTATCCATACGAAGAAAATGAATGCTCTGGAATATTCCTTAAGTGCGAATCAACGAAAGTGGGCAAAATTAGAGGCTACGTGTACCGATGCCCTGAAGGATACACCTATTGGTCCATAAGCAAACGTTGCGAAAAGAGAAGCCATATGAAGGGCTGCAAGCAATCGGATAAAAGTTGGCGTGAACGATGGGAAATCCCTGTAGAGAAAAAGAATATAGCCAAGTGA
- the LOC135074583 gene encoding 28 kDa heat- and acid-stable phosphoprotein translates to MPRGKYTNHKGRNRKFTSPEELEEQRKQEELKQKWRKEHADSSSEEEESGDNKSGSGSSDESDSDEDHPTKAKGVSGLIEVENPNRVVKKNKKLSNLNTSLGEGEKPQLSRREREEIERQRAAAAYQKAHAEGKTEQARADLARLAIIRQQREEAAKRREAEKKAKEEVPKKR, encoded by the exons ATGCCGCGTG GTAAATATACCAACCATAAAGGTCGCAACCGTAAATTTACTAGCCCTGAAGAACTTGAGGAACAGAGAAAGCAGGAAGAGCTAAAACAAAA ATGGAGGAAAGAACACGCAGACAGCTCTAGTGAAGAGGAAGAGTCTGGAGATAACAAATCAGGGTCTGGAAGTAGTGATGAAAGTGACTCCGATGAGGAT cATCCTACTAAAGCAAAAGGAGTCTCTGGGCTTATTGAAGTAGAAAATCCAAACCgagtagtaaagaaaaataagaaATTATCTAATTTGAATACTAGCTTAGGAGAAGGAGAGAAACCTCAATTATCTAG GCGTGAACGCGAAGAAATTGAAAGGCAACGCGCGGCGGCAGCGTATCAAAAGGCCCACGCAGAAGGCAAGACGGAGCAGGCCCGCGCAGACCTGGCCCGATTGGCAATCATCCGCCAGCAGAGAGAGGAGGCTGCCAAGCGGAGAGAGGCCGAGAAGAAAGCCAAGGAGGAGGTCCCTAAGAAGAG GTAG